The Macaca fascicularis isolate 582-1 chromosome 1, T2T-MFA8v1.1 genome includes a window with the following:
- the ATP13A2 gene encoding polyamine-transporting ATPase 13A2 isoform X13: MSADSSPLVGSTPTGYGTLTIGTSIDPLSSSVSSVRLSGYCGSPWRVIGYHVVVWMMAGIPLLLFRWKPLWGVRLRLRPCNLARAETLVIEIRDKEDSSWQLFTVQVQTEAIGEGSLEPPPQAQVEDGRSQAAVGAVPEGAWKDTAQLHKSEEAVSGRKRMLRYYLFQGQRYIWIETQQAFYQVSLLDHGRSCDDIHRSRHGLSLQDQTVRKAIYGPNVISVPVKSYPQLLVDEALNPYYGFQAFSIALWLADHYYWYALCIFLISAISICLSLYKTRKQSQTLRDMVKLSMRVCVCRPGGEEEWVDSSELVPGDCLVLPQEGGLMPCDAALVAGECMVNESSLTGESVPVLKTALPEGLGPYCAETHRRHTLFCGTLVLQARAYVGPHVLAVVTRTGFCTAKGGLVSSILHPRPINFKFYKHSMKFVAALSVLALLGTIYSIFILYRNRLPLNEIVIRALDLVTVVVPPALPAAMTVCTLYAQGRLRRQGIFCIHPLRINLGGKLQLVCFDKVLEEELAADSAFGTQVLAVMRPPLWEPQLQGMEEPPVPVSVLCRFPFSSALQRMSVVVAWPGASQPEAYVKGSPELVAGLCNPETVPTDFAQMLQSYTAAGYRVVALASKSLPTVSSLEAAQQLTRDTVERELSLLGLLVMRNLLKPQTTPVIQALRRTRIRAVMVTGDNLQTAVTVARGCGMVAPQEHLIIVHATHPERGQPASLEFLPMESPTVVNGIKDPDQAASYTVEPDPRSRHLALSGPTFGIIMKHFPKLLPKVLVQGTVFARMAPEQKTELVCELQKLQYCVGMCGDGANDCGALKAADVGISLSQAEASVVSPFTSSMASIECVPMVIREGRCSLDTSFSVFKYMALYSLTQFISVLILYTINTNLGDLQFLAIDLVITTTVAVLMSRTGPALALGRVRPPGALLSVPVLSSLLLQVALVTGVQLGGYFLTLAQPWFVPLNRTVPAPDNLPNYENTVVFSLSSFQYLILAAAVSKGAPFRRPLYTNERARPVPPRLLAPPPAQADLQEAFQAAGTRAGRAALATAARRPPEVVQAYGHPRHWNSLPLSHQLDPSPATPPPPPPTSPRLAIVYTPPPRPPPPWGSVDCCPPPRTIPSRNGSPQLLSALLSV, translated from the exons ATGAGCGCAG ACAGCAGCCCTCTCGTGGGCAGCACGCCCACCGGTTATGGGACCCTGACGATAGGGACATCAATAGATCCCCTCAGCTCCTCAGTTTCATCCGTG AGGCTCAGCGGCTACTGTGGCAGTCCATGGAGGGTCATCGGCTATCACGTCGTGGTCTGGATGATGGCTGGGATCCCTTTGCTGCTCTTCCGTTGGAAGCCCCTGTGGGGGGTGCGGCTGCGGCTCCGGCCCTGCAACCTGGCCCGCGCAGAAACACTCGTTATCGAAATAAGAGACAAAGAG GATAGTTCCTGGCAGCTCTTCACTGTCCAGGTGCAGACTGAGGCCATCGGTGAGGGCAG cctggaGCCGCCCCCACAGGCCCAGGTGGAGGATGGCCGGAGCCAGGCGGCAGTGGGGGCGGTACCAGAGGGTGCCTGGAAGGATACAGCCCAGCTCCACAAGAGCGAGGAGGCGGTGAGTGGACGG AAGCGGATGCTGCGGTATTACCTCTTCCAGGGCCAGCGCTATATCTGGATCGAGACCCAGCAAGCCTTCTACCAGGTCAG CCTGCTGGACCACGGCCGCTCTTGTGACGACATCCACCGCTCCCGCcatggcctcagcctccaggaccAAACGGTGAG GAAGGCCATTTATGGCCCCAACGTGATCAGCGTACCGGTCAAGTCCTACCCCCAGCTGCTGGTGGACGAG gcacTGAACCCGTACTATGGGTTCCAGGCCTTCAGCATCGCGCTGTGGCTGGCTGACCACTACTACTGGTACGCCCTGTGCATCTTCCTCATTTCCGCCATCTCCATCTGCCTGTCGCTGTACAAGACCAGAAAG CAAAGCCAGACTCTAAGGGACATGGTCAAGCTGTCCATGCGGGTGTGCGTGTGCCGGCCAGGGGGAG AGGAAGAGTGGGTGGACTCCAGTGAGCTAGTGCCCGGAGACTGCCTGGTGCTGCCCCAGGAGGGTGGGCTGATGCCTTGCGATGCGGCCCTGGTGGCCGGCGAGTGCATGGTGAATGAGAGCTCTCTGACAG GAGAGAGCGTTCCAGTGCTGAAGACGGCGCTGCCTGAGGGGCTGGGGCCCTACTGTGCAGAGACACACCGGCGGCACACGCTCTTCTGTGGGACCCTCGTCTTGCAGGCCCGGGCCTATGTGGGACCGCACGTCCTGGCAGTGGTGACCCGCACAG ggTTCTGCACGGCAAAAGGGGGCCTGGTGAGCTCCATCTTGCACCCCCGGCCCATCAACTTCAAGTTCTATAAACACAGCATGAAGTTTGTGGCTGCCCTCTCTGTCCTGG CTCTCCTCGGCACCATCTACAGCATCTTCATCCTCTACCGAAACCGG CTGCCTCTGAACGAGATTGTGATCCGGGCTCTGGACCTGGTGACCGTGGTGGTGCCGCCCGCCCTGCCTGCTGCCATGACCGTGTGCACGCTCTATGCCCAGGGCCGGCTGCGAAGACAGGGCATCTTTTGCATCCACCCACTGCGCATCAACCTGGGCGGCAAGCTGCAGCTGGTGTGTTTCGACAAG gTCCTGGAGGAGGAGCTGGCCGCAGACTCGGCATTTGGGACCCAGGTCTTGGCAGTGATGAGACCCCCACTTTGGGAGCCCCAGCTGCAGGGAATG GAGGAGCCCCCGGTGCCAGTCAGCGTCCTCTGCCGCTTCCCCTTCTCCTCGGCTCTGCAGCGCATGAGTGTGGTGGTGGCGTGGCCAGGGGCCTCTCAGCCTGAGGCCTACGTCAAAGGCTCCCCGGAGCTGGTGGCAGGGCTCTGCAACCCCGAGACAG TGCCCACCGACTTCGCCCAGATGCTGCAGAGCTACACAGCTGCTGGCTACCGCGTCGTGGCCCTGGCCAGCAAGTCACTgcccactgtgtccagcctagaGGCAGCCCAGCAACTGACAAG GGACACTGTGGAACGAGAGCTGAGCCTCCTGGGGCTGCTGGTCATGAGGAACCTACTGAAGCCGCAGACAACGCCAGTTATCCAGGCTCTGCGGAGGACCCGCATCCGTGCCGTCATGGTGACAG GGGACAACCTGCAGACAGCAGTTACTGTGGCCCGGGGCTGTGGCATGGTGGCCCCCCAGGAGCATCTGATCATCGTCCACGCCACCCACCCTGAGCGGGGTCAGCCTGCCTCTCTCGAGTTCCTGCCGATGGAGTCCCCCACAGTTGTGAATGGCATTAAG GATCCTGACCAGGCTGCAAGCTACACCGTGGAGCCAGACCCCCGATCCAGGCACCTGGCCCTCAGCGGGCCCACCTTTGGTATCATTATGAAGCACTTCCCCAAGCTGCTGCCCAAG GTCCTGGTCCAGGGCACTGTCTTCGCCCGCATGGCCCCTGAGCAGAAGACAGAGCTGGTGTGCGAGCTACAGAAGCTTCA GTACTGCGTGGGCATGTGCGGAGACGGCGCCAATGACTGTGGGGCCCTGAAGGCGGCCGATGTCGGCATCTCGCTGTCCCAGGCAGAAGCGTCAGTGGTCTCGCCTTTCACCTCGAGCATGGCCAGTATTGAGTGCGTGCCCATGGTCATCAG GGAGGGGCGCTGTTCCCTTGACACTTCATTCAGCGTCTTCAAGTACATGGCCCTGTACAGCCTGACCCAGTTCATCTCCGTCCTGATCCTCTACACG ATCAACACCAACCTGGGTGACCTGCAGTTCCTGGCCATTGACCTGGTCATCACTACCACAGTGGCAGTGCTCATGAGCCGCACAGGGCCAGCGCTGGCCCTGGGGCGGGTGCGGCCGCCGGGGGCGCTGCTCAGCGTGCCCGTGCTCAGCAGCCTGCTGCTGCAGGTGGCCCTGGTGACCGGCGTGCAGCTAGGGGGCTACTTCCTGACCCTGGCCCAGCCGTG GTTCGTGCCTCTGAACAGGACAGTGCCCGCACCAGACAACCTGCCCAACTATGAGAACACCGTGGTCTTCTCTCTGTCCAGCTTCCAGTACCTCATCCTGGCTGCAGCTGTGTCCAAGGGGGCGCCCTTCCGCCGGCCCCTCTACACCAATG AGCGTGCTAGACCAGTGCCTCCCCGCCTGCTTGCGCCGCCTCCGGCCCAAGCGGACCTCCAAGAAGCGTTTCAAGCAGCTGGAACGAGAGCTGGCCGAGCAGCCCTGGCCACTGCTGCCCGCCGGCCCCCTGAGGTAGTGCAGGCCTACGGGCACCCCAGACACTGGAACTCCCTGCCTCTGAGCCACCAACTGGACCCCTCTCCAGCGACACCACCGCCACCACCTCCCACATCCCCAAGGTTGGCGATTGTCTACACTCCTCCCCCGAGGCCACCCCCACCGTGGGGAAGCGTTGACTGCTGTCCCCCACCTCGGACCATCCCGAGTAGGAATGGCAGCCCCCAACTCCTCTCAGCGCTGCTGTCAGTGTAG
- the ATP13A2 gene encoding polyamine-transporting ATPase 13A2 isoform X20 has protein sequence MSADSSPLVGSTPTGYGTLTIGTSIDPLSSSVSSVRLSGYCGSPWRVIGYHVVVWMMAGIPLLLFRWKPLWGVRLRLRPCNLARAETLVIEIRDKEDSSWQLFTVQVQTEAIGEGSLEPPPQAQVEDGRSQAAVGAVPEGAWKDTAQLHKSEEAVSGRKRMLRYYLFQGQRYIWIETQQAFYQVSLLDHGRSCDDIHRSRHGLSLQDQTVRKAIYGPNVISVPVKSYPQLLVDEAFSIALWLADHYYWYALCIFLISAISICLSLYKTRKQSQTLRDMVKLSMRVCVCRPGGEEEWVDSSELVPGDCLVLPQEGGLMPCDAALVAGECMVNESSLTGESVPVLKTALPEGLGPYCAETHRRHTLFCGTLVLQARAYVGPHVLAVVTRTGFCTAKGGLVSSILHPRPINFKFYKHSMKFVAALSVLALLGTIYSIFILYRNRLPLNEIVIRALDLVTVVVPPALPAAMTVCTLYAQGRLRRQGIFCIHPLRINLGGKLQLVCFDKVLEEELAADSAFGTQVLAVMRPPLWEPQLQGMEEPPVPVSVLCRFPFSSALQRMSVVVAWPGASQPEAYVKGSPELVAGLCNPETVPTDFAQMLQSYTAAGYRVVALASKSLPTVSSLEAAQQLTRDTVERELSLLGLLVMRNLLKPQTTPVIQALRRTRIRAVMVTGDNLQTAVTVARGCGMVAPQEHLIIVHATHPERGQPASLEFLPMESPTVVNGIKDPDQAASYTVEPDPRSRHLALSGPTFGIIMKHFPKLLPKVLVQGTVFARMAPEQKTELVCELQKLQYCVGMCGDGANDCGALKAADVGISLSQAEASVVSPFTSSMASIECVPMVIREGRCSLDTSFSVFKYMALYSLTQFISVLILYTINTNLGDLQFLAIDLVITTTVAVLMSRTGPALALGRVRPPGALLSVPVLSSLLLQVALVTGVQLGGYFLTLAQPWFVPLNRTVPAPDNLPNYENTVVFSLSSFQYLILAAAVSKGAPFRRPLYTNVPFLVALALLSSILVGLVLVPGLLQGPLALRNISDTCFKLLLLGLVTFNFVGAFMLESVLDQCLPACLRRLRPKRTSKKRFKQLERELAEQPWPLLPAGPLR, from the exons ATGAGCGCAG ACAGCAGCCCTCTCGTGGGCAGCACGCCCACCGGTTATGGGACCCTGACGATAGGGACATCAATAGATCCCCTCAGCTCCTCAGTTTCATCCGTG AGGCTCAGCGGCTACTGTGGCAGTCCATGGAGGGTCATCGGCTATCACGTCGTGGTCTGGATGATGGCTGGGATCCCTTTGCTGCTCTTCCGTTGGAAGCCCCTGTGGGGGGTGCGGCTGCGGCTCCGGCCCTGCAACCTGGCCCGCGCAGAAACACTCGTTATCGAAATAAGAGACAAAGAG GATAGTTCCTGGCAGCTCTTCACTGTCCAGGTGCAGACTGAGGCCATCGGTGAGGGCAG cctggaGCCGCCCCCACAGGCCCAGGTGGAGGATGGCCGGAGCCAGGCGGCAGTGGGGGCGGTACCAGAGGGTGCCTGGAAGGATACAGCCCAGCTCCACAAGAGCGAGGAGGCGGTGAGTGGACGG AAGCGGATGCTGCGGTATTACCTCTTCCAGGGCCAGCGCTATATCTGGATCGAGACCCAGCAAGCCTTCTACCAGGTCAG CCTGCTGGACCACGGCCGCTCTTGTGACGACATCCACCGCTCCCGCcatggcctcagcctccaggaccAAACGGTGAG GAAGGCCATTTATGGCCCCAACGTGATCAGCGTACCGGTCAAGTCCTACCCCCAGCTGCTGGTGGACGAG GCCTTCAGCATCGCGCTGTGGCTGGCTGACCACTACTACTGGTACGCCCTGTGCATCTTCCTCATTTCCGCCATCTCCATCTGCCTGTCGCTGTACAAGACCAGAAAG CAAAGCCAGACTCTAAGGGACATGGTCAAGCTGTCCATGCGGGTGTGCGTGTGCCGGCCAGGGGGAG AGGAAGAGTGGGTGGACTCCAGTGAGCTAGTGCCCGGAGACTGCCTGGTGCTGCCCCAGGAGGGTGGGCTGATGCCTTGCGATGCGGCCCTGGTGGCCGGCGAGTGCATGGTGAATGAGAGCTCTCTGACAG GAGAGAGCGTTCCAGTGCTGAAGACGGCGCTGCCTGAGGGGCTGGGGCCCTACTGTGCAGAGACACACCGGCGGCACACGCTCTTCTGTGGGACCCTCGTCTTGCAGGCCCGGGCCTATGTGGGACCGCACGTCCTGGCAGTGGTGACCCGCACAG ggTTCTGCACGGCAAAAGGGGGCCTGGTGAGCTCCATCTTGCACCCCCGGCCCATCAACTTCAAGTTCTATAAACACAGCATGAAGTTTGTGGCTGCCCTCTCTGTCCTGG CTCTCCTCGGCACCATCTACAGCATCTTCATCCTCTACCGAAACCGG CTGCCTCTGAACGAGATTGTGATCCGGGCTCTGGACCTGGTGACCGTGGTGGTGCCGCCCGCCCTGCCTGCTGCCATGACCGTGTGCACGCTCTATGCCCAGGGCCGGCTGCGAAGACAGGGCATCTTTTGCATCCACCCACTGCGCATCAACCTGGGCGGCAAGCTGCAGCTGGTGTGTTTCGACAAG gTCCTGGAGGAGGAGCTGGCCGCAGACTCGGCATTTGGGACCCAGGTCTTGGCAGTGATGAGACCCCCACTTTGGGAGCCCCAGCTGCAGGGAATG GAGGAGCCCCCGGTGCCAGTCAGCGTCCTCTGCCGCTTCCCCTTCTCCTCGGCTCTGCAGCGCATGAGTGTGGTGGTGGCGTGGCCAGGGGCCTCTCAGCCTGAGGCCTACGTCAAAGGCTCCCCGGAGCTGGTGGCAGGGCTCTGCAACCCCGAGACAG TGCCCACCGACTTCGCCCAGATGCTGCAGAGCTACACAGCTGCTGGCTACCGCGTCGTGGCCCTGGCCAGCAAGTCACTgcccactgtgtccagcctagaGGCAGCCCAGCAACTGACAAG GGACACTGTGGAACGAGAGCTGAGCCTCCTGGGGCTGCTGGTCATGAGGAACCTACTGAAGCCGCAGACAACGCCAGTTATCCAGGCTCTGCGGAGGACCCGCATCCGTGCCGTCATGGTGACAG GGGACAACCTGCAGACAGCAGTTACTGTGGCCCGGGGCTGTGGCATGGTGGCCCCCCAGGAGCATCTGATCATCGTCCACGCCACCCACCCTGAGCGGGGTCAGCCTGCCTCTCTCGAGTTCCTGCCGATGGAGTCCCCCACAGTTGTGAATGGCATTAAG GATCCTGACCAGGCTGCAAGCTACACCGTGGAGCCAGACCCCCGATCCAGGCACCTGGCCCTCAGCGGGCCCACCTTTGGTATCATTATGAAGCACTTCCCCAAGCTGCTGCCCAAG GTCCTGGTCCAGGGCACTGTCTTCGCCCGCATGGCCCCTGAGCAGAAGACAGAGCTGGTGTGCGAGCTACAGAAGCTTCA GTACTGCGTGGGCATGTGCGGAGACGGCGCCAATGACTGTGGGGCCCTGAAGGCGGCCGATGTCGGCATCTCGCTGTCCCAGGCAGAAGCGTCAGTGGTCTCGCCTTTCACCTCGAGCATGGCCAGTATTGAGTGCGTGCCCATGGTCATCAG GGAGGGGCGCTGTTCCCTTGACACTTCATTCAGCGTCTTCAAGTACATGGCCCTGTACAGCCTGACCCAGTTCATCTCCGTCCTGATCCTCTACACG ATCAACACCAACCTGGGTGACCTGCAGTTCCTGGCCATTGACCTGGTCATCACTACCACAGTGGCAGTGCTCATGAGCCGCACAGGGCCAGCGCTGGCCCTGGGGCGGGTGCGGCCGCCGGGGGCGCTGCTCAGCGTGCCCGTGCTCAGCAGCCTGCTGCTGCAGGTGGCCCTGGTGACCGGCGTGCAGCTAGGGGGCTACTTCCTGACCCTGGCCCAGCCGTG GTTCGTGCCTCTGAACAGGACAGTGCCCGCACCAGACAACCTGCCCAACTATGAGAACACCGTGGTCTTCTCTCTGTCCAGCTTCCAGTACCTCATCCTGGCTGCAGCTGTGTCCAAGGGGGCGCCCTTCCGCCGGCCCCTCTACACCAATG TGCCCTTCCTGGTGGCCCTGGCGCTCCTGAGCTCCATCCTGGTGGGCCTTGTCCTGGTCCCCGGCCTCCTGCAGGGGCCGCTGGCGCTGAGGAACATCTCCGACACCTGCTtcaagctgctgctgctgggtcTGGTCACCTTCAACTTCGTGGGGGCCTtcatgctggag AGCGTGCTAGACCAGTGCCTCCCCGCCTGCTTGCGCCGCCTCCGGCCCAAGCGGACCTCCAAGAAGCGTTTCAAGCAGCTGGAACGAGAGCTGGCCGAGCAGCCCTGGCCACTGCTGCCCGCCGGCCCCCTGAGGTAG
- the ATP13A2 gene encoding polyamine-transporting ATPase 13A2 isoform X3, which produces MSADSSPLVGSTPTGYGTLTIGTSIDPLSSSVSSVRLSGYCGSPWRVIGYHVVVWMMAGIPLLLFRWKPLWGVRLRLRPCNLARAETLVIEIRDKEDSSWQLFTVQVQTEAIGEGSLEPPPQAQVEDGRSQAAVGAVPEGAWKDTAQLHKSEEAKRMLRYYLFQGQRYIWIETQQAFYQVSLLDHGRSCDDIHRSRHGLSLQDQTVRKAIYGPNVISVPVKSYPQLLVDEAFSIALWLADHYYWYALCIFLISAISICLSLYKTRKQSQTLRDMVKLSMRVCVCRPGGEEEWVDSSELVPGDCLVLPQEGGLMPCDAALVAGECMVNESSLTGESVPVLKTALPEGLGPYCAETHRRHTLFCGTLVLQARAYVGPHVLAVVTRTGFCTAKGGLVSSILHPRPINFKFYKHSMKFVAALSVLALLGTIYSIFILYRNRLPLNEIVIRALDLVTVVVPPALPAAMTVCTLYAQGRLRRQGIFCIHPLRINLGGKLQLVCFDKTGTLTEDGLDVMGVVPLKGQAFLPLVPEPRRLPVGPLLRALATCHALSRLQDTPVGDPMDLKMVESTGWVLEEELAADSAFGTQVLAVMRPPLWEPQLQGMEEPPVPVSVLCRFPFSSALQRMSVVVAWPGASQPEAYVKGSPELVAGLCNPETVPTDFAQMLQSYTAAGYRVVALASKSLPTVSSLEAAQQLTRDTVERELSLLGLLVMRNLLKPQTTPVIQALRRTRIRAVMVTGDNLQTAVTVARGCGMVAPQEHLIIVHATHPERGQPASLEFLPMESPTVVNGIKDPDQAASYTVEPDPRSRHLALSGPTFGIIMKHFPKLLPKVLVQGTVFARMAPEQKTELVCELQKLQYCVGMCGDGANDCGALKAADVGISLSQAEASVVSPFTSSMASIECVPMVIREGRCSLDTSFSVFKYMALYSLTQFISVLILYTINTNLGDLQFLAIDLVITTTVAVLMSRTGPALALGRVRPPGALLSVPVLSSLLLQVALVTGVQLGGYFLTLAQPWFVPLNRTVPAPDNLPNYENTVVFSLSSFQYLILAAAVSKGAPFRRPLYTNERARPVPPRLLAPPPAQADLQEAFQAAGTRAGRAALATAARRPPEVVQAYGHPRHWNSLPLSHQLDPSPATPPPPPPTSPRLAIVYTPPPRPPPPWGSVDCCPPPRTIPSRNGSPQLLSALLSV; this is translated from the exons ATGAGCGCAG ACAGCAGCCCTCTCGTGGGCAGCACGCCCACCGGTTATGGGACCCTGACGATAGGGACATCAATAGATCCCCTCAGCTCCTCAGTTTCATCCGTG AGGCTCAGCGGCTACTGTGGCAGTCCATGGAGGGTCATCGGCTATCACGTCGTGGTCTGGATGATGGCTGGGATCCCTTTGCTGCTCTTCCGTTGGAAGCCCCTGTGGGGGGTGCGGCTGCGGCTCCGGCCCTGCAACCTGGCCCGCGCAGAAACACTCGTTATCGAAATAAGAGACAAAGAG GATAGTTCCTGGCAGCTCTTCACTGTCCAGGTGCAGACTGAGGCCATCGGTGAGGGCAG cctggaGCCGCCCCCACAGGCCCAGGTGGAGGATGGCCGGAGCCAGGCGGCAGTGGGGGCGGTACCAGAGGGTGCCTGGAAGGATACAGCCCAGCTCCACAAGAGCGAGGAGGCG AAGCGGATGCTGCGGTATTACCTCTTCCAGGGCCAGCGCTATATCTGGATCGAGACCCAGCAAGCCTTCTACCAGGTCAG CCTGCTGGACCACGGCCGCTCTTGTGACGACATCCACCGCTCCCGCcatggcctcagcctccaggaccAAACGGTGAG GAAGGCCATTTATGGCCCCAACGTGATCAGCGTACCGGTCAAGTCCTACCCCCAGCTGCTGGTGGACGAG GCCTTCAGCATCGCGCTGTGGCTGGCTGACCACTACTACTGGTACGCCCTGTGCATCTTCCTCATTTCCGCCATCTCCATCTGCCTGTCGCTGTACAAGACCAGAAAG CAAAGCCAGACTCTAAGGGACATGGTCAAGCTGTCCATGCGGGTGTGCGTGTGCCGGCCAGGGGGAG AGGAAGAGTGGGTGGACTCCAGTGAGCTAGTGCCCGGAGACTGCCTGGTGCTGCCCCAGGAGGGTGGGCTGATGCCTTGCGATGCGGCCCTGGTGGCCGGCGAGTGCATGGTGAATGAGAGCTCTCTGACAG GAGAGAGCGTTCCAGTGCTGAAGACGGCGCTGCCTGAGGGGCTGGGGCCCTACTGTGCAGAGACACACCGGCGGCACACGCTCTTCTGTGGGACCCTCGTCTTGCAGGCCCGGGCCTATGTGGGACCGCACGTCCTGGCAGTGGTGACCCGCACAG ggTTCTGCACGGCAAAAGGGGGCCTGGTGAGCTCCATCTTGCACCCCCGGCCCATCAACTTCAAGTTCTATAAACACAGCATGAAGTTTGTGGCTGCCCTCTCTGTCCTGG CTCTCCTCGGCACCATCTACAGCATCTTCATCCTCTACCGAAACCGG CTGCCTCTGAACGAGATTGTGATCCGGGCTCTGGACCTGGTGACCGTGGTGGTGCCGCCCGCCCTGCCTGCTGCCATGACCGTGTGCACGCTCTATGCCCAGGGCCGGCTGCGAAGACAGGGCATCTTTTGCATCCACCCACTGCGCATCAACCTGGGCGGCAAGCTGCAGCTGGTGTGTTTCGACAAG ACGGGCACCCTCACTGAGGACGGCTTAGATGTGATGGGGGTGGTGCCCCTGAAGGGGCAGGCATTCCTGCCACTGGTCCCAGAGCCCCGCCGCCTGCCCGTGGGGCCCCTGCTCCGAGCACTGGCCACCTGCCATGCCCTCAGCCGACTCCAGGACACCCCCGTGGGCGACCCCATGGACTTGAAGATGGTGGAGTCTACTGGCTGG gTCCTGGAGGAGGAGCTGGCCGCAGACTCGGCATTTGGGACCCAGGTCTTGGCAGTGATGAGACCCCCACTTTGGGAGCCCCAGCTGCAGGGAATG GAGGAGCCCCCGGTGCCAGTCAGCGTCCTCTGCCGCTTCCCCTTCTCCTCGGCTCTGCAGCGCATGAGTGTGGTGGTGGCGTGGCCAGGGGCCTCTCAGCCTGAGGCCTACGTCAAAGGCTCCCCGGAGCTGGTGGCAGGGCTCTGCAACCCCGAGACAG TGCCCACCGACTTCGCCCAGATGCTGCAGAGCTACACAGCTGCTGGCTACCGCGTCGTGGCCCTGGCCAGCAAGTCACTgcccactgtgtccagcctagaGGCAGCCCAGCAACTGACAAG GGACACTGTGGAACGAGAGCTGAGCCTCCTGGGGCTGCTGGTCATGAGGAACCTACTGAAGCCGCAGACAACGCCAGTTATCCAGGCTCTGCGGAGGACCCGCATCCGTGCCGTCATGGTGACAG GGGACAACCTGCAGACAGCAGTTACTGTGGCCCGGGGCTGTGGCATGGTGGCCCCCCAGGAGCATCTGATCATCGTCCACGCCACCCACCCTGAGCGGGGTCAGCCTGCCTCTCTCGAGTTCCTGCCGATGGAGTCCCCCACAGTTGTGAATGGCATTAAG GATCCTGACCAGGCTGCAAGCTACACCGTGGAGCCAGACCCCCGATCCAGGCACCTGGCCCTCAGCGGGCCCACCTTTGGTATCATTATGAAGCACTTCCCCAAGCTGCTGCCCAAG GTCCTGGTCCAGGGCACTGTCTTCGCCCGCATGGCCCCTGAGCAGAAGACAGAGCTGGTGTGCGAGCTACAGAAGCTTCA GTACTGCGTGGGCATGTGCGGAGACGGCGCCAATGACTGTGGGGCCCTGAAGGCGGCCGATGTCGGCATCTCGCTGTCCCAGGCAGAAGCGTCAGTGGTCTCGCCTTTCACCTCGAGCATGGCCAGTATTGAGTGCGTGCCCATGGTCATCAG GGAGGGGCGCTGTTCCCTTGACACTTCATTCAGCGTCTTCAAGTACATGGCCCTGTACAGCCTGACCCAGTTCATCTCCGTCCTGATCCTCTACACG ATCAACACCAACCTGGGTGACCTGCAGTTCCTGGCCATTGACCTGGTCATCACTACCACAGTGGCAGTGCTCATGAGCCGCACAGGGCCAGCGCTGGCCCTGGGGCGGGTGCGGCCGCCGGGGGCGCTGCTCAGCGTGCCCGTGCTCAGCAGCCTGCTGCTGCAGGTGGCCCTGGTGACCGGCGTGCAGCTAGGGGGCTACTTCCTGACCCTGGCCCAGCCGTG GTTCGTGCCTCTGAACAGGACAGTGCCCGCACCAGACAACCTGCCCAACTATGAGAACACCGTGGTCTTCTCTCTGTCCAGCTTCCAGTACCTCATCCTGGCTGCAGCTGTGTCCAAGGGGGCGCCCTTCCGCCGGCCCCTCTACACCAATG AGCGTGCTAGACCAGTGCCTCCCCGCCTGCTTGCGCCGCCTCCGGCCCAAGCGGACCTCCAAGAAGCGTTTCAAGCAGCTGGAACGAGAGCTGGCCGAGCAGCCCTGGCCACTGCTGCCCGCCGGCCCCCTGAGGTAGTGCAGGCCTACGGGCACCCCAGACACTGGAACTCCCTGCCTCTGAGCCACCAACTGGACCCCTCTCCAGCGACACCACCGCCACCACCTCCCACATCCCCAAGGTTGGCGATTGTCTACACTCCTCCCCCGAGGCCACCCCCACCGTGGGGAAGCGTTGACTGCTGTCCCCCACCTCGGACCATCCCGAGTAGGAATGGCAGCCCCCAACTCCTCTCAGCGCTGCTGTCAGTGTAG